One part of the Lycium ferocissimum isolate CSIRO_LF1 chromosome 8, AGI_CSIRO_Lferr_CH_V1, whole genome shotgun sequence genome encodes these proteins:
- the LOC132066925 gene encoding zinc finger CCCH domain-containing protein 23-like codes for MAYRNNRHFSCNLLEFTDQEVCESDQFHMYVYKIKKCSILRSHEWASCPFSHRGERARRRDLRKYSYLPIPCPGYKFASCIKGDYCELSHGIFECWLHPAKYRTQLCNAGRLCDRRVCFFAHTLNELRPETKYNWCYVYQYPLDIQPYPDILIENGSNGNWMVIPCNPQPPPPPPQDQYYGITASRLGNSSTSQQTPQKNTSNLELFVPAPPFQSQPRIDQTFQNDSDFSFFSTSPAKLADELKNLEIGRSSQVNKMHDEKGKRPMEFES; via the coding sequence ATGGCTTATAGAAATAATCGCCATTTTAGCTGCAATTTGCTTGAATTCACCGATCAAGAAGTATGCGAATCAGATCAATTTCATATGTACGtgtacaaaattaaaaaatgctCAATACTTCGCAGTCATGAGTGGGCCTCTTGCCCCTTTTCTCATCGAGGGGAAAGAGCACGTCGACGTGACCTTAGAAAATACAGTTACCTGCCAATCCCATGTCCTGGTTACAAATTCGCATCATGTATAAAAGGAGATTATTGTGAATTGTCCCATGGAATTTTCGAGTGCTGGCTACACCCTGCGAAGTACAGGACTCAGTTGTGCAATGCTGGCAGGTTGTGCGACAGACGAGTCTGTTTCTTCGCACACACATTGAATGAGCTTCGTCCTGAGACGAAGTACAATTGGTGTTATGTGTACCAGTACCCTTTAGACATCCAACCATATCCGGACATTTTAATTGAAAATGGATCAAATGGCAATTGGATGGTTATTCCTTGCAATCCTCAGCCGCCGCCACCACCACCTCAAGATCAGTACTACGGTATTACTGCTTCTCGACTTGgaaattcttcaacttctcagcAAACTCCTCagaaaaatacatcaaatcttgAGTTGTTTGTTCCCGCTCCTCCTTTTCAATCTCAACCAAGAATCGATCAAACGTTTCAAAATGATAGtgatttttcgtttttttcaaCTAGCCCCGCAAAGTTAGCTGATGAGCTGAAGAATCTTGAGATTGGGCGTAGTTCTCAAGTGAATAAAATGCATGATGAAAAGGGGAAAAGACCTATGGAATTTGAGTCATAA